The Candidatus Polarisedimenticolia bacterium genome has a segment encoding these proteins:
- a CDS encoding aspartate aminotransferase family protein, translating into MDTMEKYRRYVNTHFLKKVQPIVIERALGAKVWDESGREFVDLFSGISVVNAGHGRPEIVEAAQAQMQRLVHCNSYLYHNRPTADLAEALASIMPSPELRVSFFGNSGAEAIEGAMRLARQHTGRSEFVALQMSFHGRTVGTLSVTGNWNRKKKGGPYLPGVAFASAPYAYRSPYGTDPAIVARECARDVERAIDMGTSGDVAAFIAEPVMGEGGIIVPPPDYFKLVKEILDRRGILFICDEVQSGFGRTGRMLAIEHYGVVPDIVVTAKGIADGFPLSAFTTRDEIARAFTPGDHLSTFGGNPVSCAAALANLAVFRKEKLAERSAAAGQTLLGRLRELQQRHALIGDVRGLGLMAGVELVSDRARKTPAPDEAAAIQARLLEEGFLAGVGGYYGNVLRLQPPLVIEDADLDRAVAALDRALAGAAR; encoded by the coding sequence ATGGACACGATGGAGAAGTACCGCCGCTACGTGAACACCCACTTCCTCAAGAAGGTCCAGCCGATCGTCATCGAGCGGGCCCTGGGGGCGAAGGTCTGGGACGAGAGCGGGCGGGAGTTCGTCGATCTGTTCTCCGGAATCTCGGTGGTCAACGCGGGGCACGGCCGCCCGGAGATCGTCGAGGCCGCCCAGGCCCAGATGCAGCGACTGGTGCACTGCAATTCCTACCTCTACCACAACCGGCCGACGGCCGACCTCGCCGAGGCCCTGGCCTCGATCATGCCGTCCCCGGAGCTGCGGGTCTCCTTCTTCGGCAACAGCGGCGCCGAGGCGATCGAGGGGGCGATGCGGCTGGCCCGCCAGCACACCGGCCGGAGCGAGTTCGTGGCGCTGCAGATGTCGTTCCACGGCCGGACCGTCGGGACCCTGAGCGTCACCGGCAACTGGAACCGGAAGAAGAAGGGGGGCCCCTACCTGCCGGGAGTGGCGTTCGCCTCGGCTCCCTACGCGTACCGGAGCCCGTATGGCACGGACCCGGCGATCGTGGCCCGCGAATGCGCGCGCGACGTCGAGCGGGCGATCGACATGGGGACCTCGGGGGACGTGGCGGCCTTCATCGCCGAGCCGGTCATGGGTGAGGGTGGGATCATCGTGCCGCCGCCGGACTATTTCAAGCTGGTCAAGGAGATCCTCGACCGGCGCGGCATCCTGTTCATCTGCGACGAGGTCCAGAGCGGCTTCGGCCGCACCGGCCGCATGCTGGCGATCGAGCACTACGGCGTCGTGCCGGACATCGTGGTCACCGCCAAGGGGATCGCCGACGGGTTCCCGCTGTCGGCCTTCACGACTCGCGACGAGATCGCCCGGGCCTTCACTCCGGGAGATCACCTGTCTACGTTCGGCGGCAACCCGGTGTCGTGCGCCGCCGCCCTGGCCAACCTCGCGGTGTTCCGGAAGGAGAAGCTGGCCGAGCGATCGGCCGCCGCGGGCCAGACTCTTCTCGGAAGGCTCAGAGAGCTTCAGCAGCGCCACGCGCTGATCGGAGACGTGCGGGGTCTCGGCCTGATGGCCGGGGTCGAGCTGGTCAGCGACCGTGCCCGGAAGACGCCCGCTCCGGACGAGGCTGCCGCGATCCAGGCCCGCCTGCTCGAGGAGGGCTTCCTGGCGGGGGTGGGGGGTTACTACGGCAACGTCCTGCGCCTGCAGCCGCCGCTGGTGATCGAGGACGCGGACCTGGACCGCGCCGTCGCCGCCCTCGACCGCGCTCTTGCCGGGGCGGCGCGCTAG